From the Prosthecobacter sp. SYSU 5D2 genome, the window GGGTCTGCACGGCTTCCTCAAAGGTACAAAGCGGGTGGGATTTTCCCTCCATGCCGTCCATGAAAGCGTGGGCCTGAGAGATGAAAAGATCGTCCCGTTCCATGACGGGTGTGACATGCCAGGTCCAGTCAGCATCGCCACGCAAGAGGACACCCCAGCGGCGTTCGTGAAGCTCGATTTTCACGCTGCCAAGCTCGCCATGGATGAGGAAGGTGGTCTCATTGGGGGCCTGAAATTGATTGAGGACGTAGCTGGCGAGGATGCTGCCGTGACGGGCGGTGACGTTGACGGTGTCCTCCACCGTGACGCCGTCCAGGAATTGGTGGGCGGCATCGCAATAAACACGGGTGCAGGGGCCGACGAGCCACTCCATGGCATTGACGGTGTGCGTGATGGCATCCTGGATGGCCCCGCCGCCGAGGTCATGCCGGGCATAATAGATGTCCCGGTAGGCGGGGCGGAAGGTGGGGAAATGCTGGCCTGAAACGGCGCTGACATGAAGGATTTTCCCCAAGGGACTGCTGGCGAGAAAGCTGTGGACTCCAGCCACCCAGGGCATGAGGTGATAAACATAGGCGACGGCCACA encodes:
- a CDS encoding Gfo/Idh/MocA family oxidoreductase; the encoded protein is MHSILIIGCGSIGERHLRCFQKTGRCTVTACDTNPALQAAMADRYGVPVHPTLDAALQAATYDAAVICTPAHIHLPIAIRLLAAGLHLFIEKPLAIDQSLVAETRHAIAAAQRHVAVAYVYHLMPWVAGVHSFLASSPLGKILHVSAVSGQHFPTFRPAYRDIYYARHDLGGGAIQDAITHTVNAMEWLVGPCTRVYCDAAHQFLDGVTVEDTVNVTARHGSILASYVLNQFQAPNETTFLIHGELGSVKIELHERRWGVLLRGDADWTWHVTPVMERDDLFISQAHAFMDGMEGKSHPLCTFEEAVQTLRFNEAALLSASTQLPVPLA